One Rhodospirillales bacterium genomic window, AGGGCCTGATGCGGGAGTGGGTGCAGGATCCGGCCAGTGACTTTCATTTCGTCGAGTGCGTCGATGCCGAAGATGGCGTCGCCAAGATCCTGCAGATCGTCCGCGACCGCATCCCGGCCCGCCATGGCCTCGATCCGATCCGCGACGTCCAGGTGCTGTGCCCGATGAACCGCGGCGGCCTCGGTGCTCGCTCGTTGAACATCGATCTGCAACAGGCGCTCAATCCGCCGGGCGAATTGCACGTCGAGCGCTTCGGCTCGACCTACGGCATCGGCGACAAGGTGATGCAGGTCGAGAACGACTACGACAAGGAGGTCTACAACGGCGACCTCGGCGTCGTCCGCGCCATCGATGCCGAGGCGTCTGAGATGGTGCTGGAGTTCGAGAGCCGGGGCCTGACCTATGGCTTCGGCGAACTGGACGAGATCGCCCTCGCCTACGCCACCACCATCCACAAGTCGCAGGGTTCGGAATATCCCGCCGTGGTCATCCCGCTGACCACGCAGCATTACCCGATGCTGCAGCGGAACCTGCTGTACACCGCCGTCACTCGCGGCAAGCGGCTGGTCGTCGTGGTCGGCCAGAAGAAGGCCCTGGCGATCGCGGTGAAGAGAAAACAGACCGGGCGAAGGTGGTCGAAGCTGCGGGAGTGGCTGGCCGGATGCGTGGGCTGATCTGCCACCCTCGTCGAAAAGCACGATCCACGGGCGCGGAGCGGAAGCCCCCTCGCCTGCCGGCTCGGCGCGCGTAGCGCCGCAGCGCCGGCGATGCGGTCCGCGTCCGGAACGACGCGCACACGCACGCCCGATCATAGCCTTGGCGCATTGCCGAACGGAGGACGGTCTTTGATGTGCCACACCACCGCTGCCACGCCGTGGTGGCACGGCGAGCGCCGTCGTCCCGGGCGGGCGGCATATGCTATCTTCGGAGGCTTGGAGGATCGGCGAGCGACGGAGACGGCAGCGTGTTGCGAAGCGGATGTCGGGATCAGGAGGGCTGGGTATGAGTGACGTGACGAAGGGATTTCGTGACCGGCGGTTTCTCTCGCTTTCCGAACGCGACAAGCAGGACATGCTCAAGCTGATGGCTCGTGTCGCCGAGCAGGCCTACCGTCGCGGCGCGCAGCAGGGTGCCGGCCTCGCACAGAGACCCTGGTTTCGCGCGGACCTCGGGCAGTGGCGCTACGAGCCGTCGCTCGATCTCTCACCGTGGCTCGACAGTCCGCGGATGACGACGAGCCTGGAGCGGCTCGATGGCGAATGCGGTGAGGAACTGCGCAGGATCGGCTTGCCGCTCGAGGACACGTCGTCTCGGGCGTCGAGCGATCGACCGTGGCCGATGGCCTGGAGACGCTCCAGGTGGGCCGGCTACACGCGAGAGCAGCGCTGTTCCATTGCCGCGTCGGAGTGAAAGGCGGCCTGGTAGAGGTGGCCAAGACGAGCGGAGCGAAAGGCCAACACTGTCAGGAAACATAGCCGTGTTCCGACGGGCTGGACGTGATCTCCAGTCGTTCGCCTCCTGCATTGGAGCAGAGTCTGGCCGAGGCGCGTGCGCTCGGGTTTGCCCTATCCGCGGAGATGCAAACAGGGGCGCTCATGCGCATGCTGGCCGCGAGCAAGCCAAGTGGCCGCATTCTGGAGATCGGCACCGAGACCGGTGTTGGCACCGCTCGGTTGCTCGACGGTATGGATGCGACGAGCCGGATCATCAGTGTGGATATCGATCCGCAGCTCCAGGGGGTTGCTCGCGAGTTCTTGGGCGCTGATCCGCGTTTAGAACTCATTTGCGCCGCCGCCGCGATCTTTGTCACCCGTCAGAAAGTATGGGCACCTGTGGAGCCGTCGTGGCGGCCTCTAGGTCGTCGACTATATGCTTCGGCAACCCACCTGGCCGAAAGATCATGCTCCTCGGGTGATCCGGCCGGCTTTCGCCATTCGCGAAACGCTCCGATCT contains:
- a CDS encoding ATP-binding domain-containing protein, giving the protein GLMREWVQDPASDFHFVECVDAEDGVAKILQIVRDRIPARHGLDPIRDVQVLCPMNRGGLGARSLNIDLQQALNPPGELHVERFGSTYGIGDKVMQVENDYDKEVYNGDLGVVRAIDAEASEMVLEFESRGLTYGFGELDEIALAYATTIHKSQGSEYPAVVIPLTTQHYPMLQRNLLYTAVTRGKRLVVVVGQKKALAIAVKRKQTGRRWSKLREWLAGCVG